The Mixta hanseatica genome includes a region encoding these proteins:
- a CDS encoding LacI family DNA-binding transcriptional regulator, whose translation MNGKLKISLIAQQTGLSISTVSRVLAGKANTSDAARQAVMACARQHGILQDLSQGRLMLNSLMIFAPPRAFSVRTDIFYYKVIQSVIEALRPYEVRISSCGLEEERSNSALFVEKMNHLQTQAALIIGIDDPHIHALAADLNKPCVLINCSDREMRLDSVSPDHQLIGEFSANYLFQQGHRDILNLQCLRRATMELRLAGIRQAWMRQNLTFDASQHLVTTAGFGAEEAELAVTSWLSALSEGSRRPSAILAGGDFMAMGAVAAIKKRGLSVPGDISVMSIDSSNLAEIHDVPLTSVQVPRDELGFEAIQLLQRRLLRPAAPACNLLLQGRLAVRESVRRFNAHKMKPALSTHHPQLYDEGT comes from the coding sequence ATGAATGGAAAGTTAAAAATCAGCCTGATCGCCCAGCAAACCGGGCTGTCGATCAGCACCGTTTCACGCGTGCTGGCAGGGAAAGCCAATACCAGCGATGCCGCTCGTCAAGCCGTAATGGCCTGCGCGCGGCAGCACGGCATTTTGCAGGATCTCTCGCAGGGCAGGCTGATGCTGAACAGTCTGATGATCTTTGCTCCGCCGCGCGCGTTTTCCGTGCGTACCGACATTTTTTATTACAAGGTTATCCAGAGCGTCATTGAAGCGCTCAGGCCGTATGAAGTGCGCATCAGCTCGTGTGGGCTGGAGGAAGAGAGAAGCAATAGCGCGCTATTTGTCGAAAAGATGAATCATCTGCAGACGCAGGCCGCGCTGATTATCGGCATTGACGATCCGCATATTCATGCGCTGGCGGCAGATCTGAATAAACCCTGCGTATTAATCAACTGCAGCGATCGCGAGATGCGCCTCGACAGCGTTTCCCCCGACCACCAGCTGATCGGGGAATTTTCCGCCAACTATCTGTTCCAGCAGGGGCATCGCGATATCCTTAATTTGCAGTGCCTGCGGCGCGCTACCATGGAGCTGCGTCTGGCAGGCATCCGCCAGGCCTGGATGCGACAAAATCTCACCTTTGACGCCAGCCAGCATTTGGTTACCACGGCCGGTTTCGGCGCAGAAGAGGCGGAGCTGGCCGTTACCAGCTGGCTCAGCGCTCTGTCCGAGGGCAGCCGCAGGCCGAGCGCCATTCTCGCCGGCGGCGATTTTATGGCGATGGGCGCAGTGGCGGCGATAAAAAAACGCGGTCTGTCTGTGCCTGGCGATATTTCTGTGATGAGCATCGACAGCTCCAATCTGGCGGAAATTCATGATGTGCCTTTAACCTCGGTGCAGGTGCCGCGCGATGAACTGGGTTTCGAAGCGATTCAACTGTTGCAGCGACGACTGCTGCGCCCCGCTGCCCCAGCATGCAATTTGCTGCTTCAGGGAAGGCTGGCGGTACGGGAATCGGTGCGGCGCTTTAATGCGCACAAGATGAAACCGGCGCTAAGCACTCATCATCCGCAGCTGTATGACGAGGGTACATAA
- a CDS encoding M4 family metallopeptidase — protein sequence MFRQPVSSVIPPYILRKIIDNGSGHQQDYARRTLNHVQHLMAHNWQKPTAPKNAVGGHVDREIYDAQNTESLPGTLVRKEGQPGNNDVAATEAWDYLGVTYDFFWQAYQRNSLDNQGLTLMGTVHYGKEYQNAFWNGQQMVFGDGDGEIFNRFTIAIDVVAHELAHGVTETEAGLIYFEQAGALNESISDVFGSLVKQFHHKQTADQADWLIGEGLLAEGINGRGLRSMSAPGTAYDDPMLGKDPQPGHMRDYIQTREDNGGVHLNSGIPNRAFYLAAKALGGYAWELAGRAWYDTVCDKELPQDADFATFAQFTIRHAQNRFNETTAQAIENAWKETGVLS from the coding sequence ATGTTTCGTCAACCCGTCAGTTCAGTTATCCCACCCTATATCCTGCGCAAAATTATCGATAACGGATCGGGACATCAGCAAGATTACGCGCGCCGCACGTTAAATCATGTCCAGCATTTAATGGCGCATAACTGGCAGAAGCCGACAGCGCCGAAAAACGCCGTAGGCGGTCATGTCGATCGTGAAATTTATGATGCGCAAAATACGGAAAGCCTGCCCGGCACGCTGGTACGTAAAGAGGGTCAGCCTGGCAATAATGATGTTGCCGCCACCGAAGCCTGGGACTATTTGGGCGTAACCTATGATTTCTTCTGGCAGGCTTATCAGCGTAACTCGCTGGATAACCAGGGGTTAACGCTGATGGGGACGGTCCACTATGGTAAGGAGTATCAAAACGCCTTCTGGAATGGTCAACAGATGGTGTTTGGCGACGGCGACGGCGAAATTTTTAACCGCTTTACTATCGCCATTGATGTGGTGGCGCATGAGCTGGCGCACGGCGTAACGGAAACAGAAGCGGGCCTGATCTATTTTGAACAGGCGGGCGCGCTTAATGAATCAATCTCTGACGTGTTTGGATCGCTGGTTAAGCAGTTCCATCACAAGCAGACGGCGGATCAGGCCGACTGGCTTATCGGCGAGGGCCTGCTGGCGGAAGGAATCAACGGACGCGGACTGCGTTCTATGTCCGCACCGGGCACCGCCTATGACGACCCGATGCTGGGCAAAGATCCGCAGCCAGGCCATATGCGCGATTATATTCAAACTCGCGAAGATAACGGCGGCGTTCATCTTAATTCGGGCATCCCTAACCGCGCCTTTTACCTGGCGGCGAAAGCGCTGGGCGGCTACGCCTGGGAGCTGGCGGGACGCGCCTGGTATGATACCGTTTGCGATAAAGAGCTGCCGCAGGATGCTGATTTTGCCACCTTCGCGCAGTTTACAATTCGCCACGCGCAAAATCGTTTTAACGAAACCACAGCGCAAGCAATTGAGAATGCGTGGAAAGAAACGGGCGTTTTATCATGA
- a CDS encoding protealysin inhibitor emfourin: MKELPELTDDAVIDLAREGGFAYIPKLAGQRRIALAQLPNPQKERVCEILRHSLPLGEPADKPQQAGRGDQYYYRIQISYATQQHSGDIVIVIPDSLAPPELKALWKEGE; the protein is encoded by the coding sequence ATGAAAGAGTTACCGGAACTGACCGACGACGCCGTGATCGATCTGGCGCGCGAAGGCGGTTTTGCTTATATCCCGAAACTGGCCGGTCAGCGGCGTATTGCGCTGGCGCAACTGCCTAATCCGCAGAAAGAGCGCGTCTGTGAAATTTTGCGTCACTCTCTGCCGCTGGGCGAGCCGGCCGATAAGCCACAACAGGCCGGACGTGGCGATCAATACTATTACCGTATCCAGATTAGCTACGCTACGCAGCAGCATTCGGGCGATATAGTGATTGTGATCCCTGACAGTCTGGCGCCGCCGGAACTTAAGGCGCTGTGGAAAGAAGGCGAATAG
- a CDS encoding zinc ribbon domain-containing protein, producing MSQLCERCKSPLTLTDHDFSCQQCDAHYARQPQCPECHQPLQVLKACGATDYFCPHGHGLISKMRVEFVPVKQ from the coding sequence ATGAGCCAGCTTTGTGAGAGATGTAAGTCACCGCTAACGTTAACCGACCATGATTTTTCCTGTCAGCAATGTGATGCGCATTATGCACGTCAGCCGCAATGTCCCGAGTGCCATCAGCCATTACAGGTGTTAAAAGCCTGTGGGGCGACCGACTATTTCTGCCCGCACGGGCATGGACTAATTTCGAAAATGCGGGTCGAGTTTGTTCCGGTAAAGCAGTAA
- the der gene encoding ribosome biogenesis GTPase Der gives MIPVVALVGRPNVGKSTLFNRLTRTRDALVADFPGLTRDRKYGRAEVEGREFIVIDTGGIDGTEDGVETRMAEQSLLAIEEADVVLFMVDARAGLMPADQAIAKHLRSREKATFLVANKTDGLDADSAVVDFYALGLGEIHSIAASHGRGVTSLLETALLPWMDQIAPAEPLTEEEENEAYWAELAAKESGEDADAEEEEEFDPTGLPIKIAIVGRPNVGKSTLTNRILGEDRVVVYDMPGTTRDSIYIPMERDDREYILIDTAGVRKRGKVTDTVEKFSVIKTLQAIEDANVVLLVIDARQGISDQDLSLLGFILNSGRSLVIVVNKWDGLSQEVKDEVKETLDFRLGFIDFARVHFISALHGSGVGNLFESITEAYDCSTRRVGTSMLTRIMNMASEDHQPPLVRGRRVKLKYAHAGGYNPPIVVIHGNQVKDLPDSYKRYLMNYFRRSLNVMGTPIRIQFKEGDNPFAGKRNLLTPNQQRKRKRLLSHLKKNKR, from the coding sequence ATGATACCTGTGGTCGCGCTGGTTGGGCGTCCTAACGTGGGCAAATCCACCCTGTTTAACCGTTTAACGCGCACCCGCGATGCGCTGGTGGCAGATTTCCCCGGTCTGACGCGCGATCGTAAATACGGGCGCGCCGAGGTGGAAGGACGTGAGTTCATCGTCATCGATACCGGTGGTATTGACGGTACCGAAGACGGCGTGGAAACCCGGATGGCGGAACAGTCGCTGTTAGCGATTGAAGAAGCGGACGTGGTGCTGTTCATGGTGGACGCCCGTGCTGGCCTGATGCCAGCCGATCAGGCTATTGCCAAGCATCTGCGCTCGCGCGAAAAGGCGACGTTCCTGGTCGCCAATAAAACGGATGGTCTGGATGCCGACAGCGCCGTCGTCGACTTTTATGCGCTGGGCCTCGGCGAGATCCACTCTATCGCCGCATCGCACGGACGTGGCGTGACTTCTCTGCTGGAAACGGCGCTGCTGCCGTGGATGGACCAGATCGCACCGGCGGAGCCGCTGACCGAAGAGGAAGAGAACGAGGCCTACTGGGCAGAGTTAGCAGCCAAAGAGAGCGGTGAAGATGCAGACGCAGAAGAGGAAGAAGAGTTCGACCCTACGGGCCTGCCGATCAAGATTGCGATTGTAGGACGTCCTAACGTAGGTAAGTCAACACTTACTAACCGCATCCTTGGCGAAGATCGCGTGGTGGTGTATGACATGCCGGGAACCACGCGTGACAGCATCTATATTCCTATGGAGCGTGACGACCGCGAATATATCCTGATCGATACTGCGGGCGTGCGTAAGCGCGGCAAGGTCACCGATACGGTAGAAAAATTCTCGGTGATCAAAACGCTGCAGGCGATTGAAGACGCGAACGTGGTCCTGTTGGTTATTGATGCCCGACAGGGTATTTCCGACCAGGATCTCTCGCTGCTCGGCTTTATTTTGAATAGTGGGCGCTCACTTGTGATTGTGGTTAACAAGTGGGATGGCCTGTCGCAGGAAGTGAAAGACGAAGTGAAAGAGACGCTCGATTTCCGTCTGGGCTTTATTGATTTCGCCCGTGTTCACTTTATCTCTGCGCTGCACGGCAGCGGCGTTGGCAATTTGTTTGAGTCGATCACTGAAGCCTACGATTGCTCTACGCGCCGTGTTGGCACCTCTATGCTAACGCGTATTATGAATATGGCGTCTGAAGATCATCAGCCGCCGCTGGTGCGTGGACGTCGCGTTAAGCTGAAATATGCCCACGCCGGCGGTTATAACCCGCCGATCGTGGTGATTCATGGTAACCAGGTGAAGGATTTGCCTGACTCTTATAAGCGTTACCTGATGAACTATTTCCGCCGTTCGTTGAACGTCATGGGTACGCCGATCCGTATTCAGTTTAAAGAGGGCGATAACCCCTTCGCCGGCAAACGTAACCTGCTGACGCCAAATCAGCAGCGTAAGCGTAAGCGTCTGCTGTCACATTTGAAAAAGAATAAGCGTTAA
- the bamB gene encoding outer membrane protein assembly factor BamB, with protein MELRKYLLPGLISVTLLSGCSLFSGEEDVVKMAPLPKVENQFEPQEAWSTSVGDGIGDFYSNLHPAWQEGTVYAADRFGIVKALDASDGKQKWKVNLSTDNGFFSKNTPALLSGGITAAGEHIYIGSERAQIYALNSSDGSIAWQTKVAGEALSRPVVSDGLVLVHTSNGMLQGLDQNSGVVKWTVNLDMPALSLRGESAPATAFGGAIVGGDNGRVSAVIMNQGQIIWQQRISQPSGATEIDRLSDVDTTPVIVNGIVYALAYNGNLTALDLRSGQILWKREIGSVKDFIVDAGRIYLVDQDDRIVALNADGGVTLWRQSDLLHRNLTSPVLYNGYIVVGDSEGYLHWLNTDDGRFVAQQKVDGSGFQTEPVVASDKLLIQAKNGEVYSITR; from the coding sequence ATGGAATTACGTAAATACCTGCTGCCAGGACTGATTTCAGTCACTTTACTCAGCGGTTGTTCGCTGTTTAGCGGCGAAGAAGATGTCGTCAAAATGGCCCCGTTGCCGAAAGTTGAAAACCAGTTTGAGCCGCAGGAAGCGTGGAGCACCTCTGTCGGCGACGGCATTGGCGATTTTTACTCAAATCTGCATCCCGCCTGGCAGGAAGGCACTGTTTATGCCGCCGATCGTTTTGGTATCGTTAAGGCGCTGGACGCCAGCGACGGTAAGCAAAAATGGAAGGTAAATCTTTCTACCGATAACGGTTTCTTCTCGAAAAACACTCCGGCTCTGCTGTCGGGCGGGATTACCGCAGCTGGCGAGCATATCTATATCGGCAGCGAGCGCGCGCAGATTTATGCGTTGAACAGCAGCGATGGCTCCATCGCCTGGCAGACGAAAGTCGCAGGTGAAGCGCTTTCTCGTCCGGTAGTGAGCGACGGCCTGGTGCTGGTTCACACCAGCAACGGTATGCTGCAGGGGCTGGATCAAAACAGCGGCGTCGTAAAATGGACCGTTAACCTGGATATGCCTGCGCTGTCGCTGCGCGGCGAGTCTGCGCCGGCAACCGCCTTTGGCGGCGCCATCGTCGGCGGCGATAATGGCCGCGTGAGCGCCGTGATCATGAATCAGGGTCAGATTATCTGGCAGCAGCGTATTTCTCAGCCGAGCGGCGCAACCGAGATCGATCGCCTGAGCGACGTGGATACTACGCCGGTAATCGTTAACGGTATCGTGTATGCGCTGGCCTATAACGGCAACCTGACGGCGCTGGATCTGCGTTCTGGTCAGATTTTATGGAAACGTGAAATCGGCTCGGTGAAAGATTTCATCGTTGACGCGGGACGCATCTACCTGGTGGATCAGGACGATCGTATCGTGGCGCTTAACGCTGACGGCGGCGTCACCCTTTGGCGTCAGAGCGATTTGCTGCACCGTAACCTGACATCGCCGGTACTCTACAACGGCTATATCGTGGTAGGCGACAGCGAAGGCTATCTGCACTGGCTGAATACGGATGATGGACGTTTTGTGGCGCAGCAGAAAGTTGACGGCTCCGGTTTCCAGACTGAACCGGTAGTGGCCAGCGATAAACTGCTGATTCAGGCCAAAAACGGTGAAGTTTATTCCATTACCCGTTAA
- a CDS encoding YfgM family protein: MEVYSNENEQVDALRRFFANNGKALAVGVVLGIGALAGWRYWSGHEDTSAREVSAHYQQLTSALDGNKPQTLEAVAKFANDNSNTYGALASLDLAKQYVDKNELAKAAAQLQSGIKHTQNANLQAVMNLRLARIQLQQKQADDALKTLDSVKGEGWTAIVADIRGEALLSKGDKQGARDAWSKGIDSEASPALKEMMQMKMNNLG; this comes from the coding sequence GTGGAAGTTTACAGCAACGAAAACGAACAGGTGGACGCGCTCCGTCGTTTTTTTGCCAATAACGGCAAAGCATTAGCAGTTGGCGTGGTGCTGGGCATCGGCGCCCTGGCTGGCTGGCGTTACTGGAGCGGTCATGAAGATACCTCCGCGCGCGAGGTGTCAGCGCATTATCAGCAGTTAACCAGCGCGCTGGACGGCAACAAGCCGCAGACGCTGGAAGCGGTGGCAAAATTTGCCAACGACAACAGCAATACCTATGGCGCGCTGGCTTCGCTCGACTTGGCGAAGCAGTACGTGGATAAAAATGAACTGGCAAAAGCGGCTGCGCAGCTGCAAAGTGGAATAAAACACACGCAGAACGCCAACCTACAGGCGGTAATGAATCTGCGTCTGGCGCGTATTCAGCTGCAGCAAAAGCAGGCTGACGATGCGCTGAAAACCCTGGATAGCGTAAAAGGCGAAGGCTGGACGGCTATTGTCGCGGATATTCGCGGTGAAGCGCTGCTGAGTAAAGGCGATAAGCAAGGTGCCCGTGATGCCTGGAGTAAGGGGATCGATTCCGAGGCGTCTCCGGCGCTGAAAGAAATGATGCAGATGAAAATGAATAACTTAGGTTAA
- the hisS gene encoding histidine--tRNA ligase, whose amino-acid sequence MAKNIQAIRGMNDYLPADTVVWQRIEGILKQVLGSYGYSEIRLPVVEHTPLFKRAIGEVTDVVEKEMYTFDDRNGESLTLRPEGTAGCVRAGIEHGLLYNQEQRLWYMGPMFRYERPQKGRYRQFHQIGAEVFGLQGPDIDAELIMMTARWWKALGIADHVALELNSIGSLEARANYREALVAFLEQHKEKLDEDCKRRMYSNPLRVLDSKNPEVQALLNDAPTLGDYLDDESREHFTGLCALLDSVGIAYTVNQRLVRGLDYYNRTVFEWVTTSLGAQGTVCAGGRYDGLVEQLGGRATPAVGFAMGMERLVLLVQAVNPDFEPSRIVDVYVIASGQGVQSAAMQLAERVRDAAPTLKLMTNFGGGNFKKQFARADKWGARVALVLGEDEVKAGQVVVKDLRSGEQQTLAQNDLAAALATLLS is encoded by the coding sequence GTGGCGAAGAACATCCAGGCCATCCGCGGCATGAACGACTATTTGCCGGCCGACACCGTTGTCTGGCAGCGTATCGAAGGGATCCTTAAACAGGTGCTGGGCAGCTATGGCTACAGCGAAATCCGCCTGCCGGTCGTAGAGCATACGCCGCTGTTCAAGCGCGCTATCGGTGAAGTGACCGACGTGGTGGAAAAAGAGATGTACACCTTCGACGATCGCAACGGCGAAAGTCTGACGCTGCGCCCGGAAGGGACCGCAGGCTGCGTGCGCGCGGGTATCGAGCATGGGTTGCTCTATAACCAGGAACAGCGTCTGTGGTACATGGGCCCGATGTTCCGTTATGAGCGCCCGCAGAAAGGCCGCTATCGTCAGTTCCACCAGATCGGCGCTGAAGTCTTTGGCCTACAGGGCCCGGACATTGATGCCGAACTGATTATGATGACCGCCCGCTGGTGGAAAGCGCTGGGCATCGCCGATCACGTTGCGCTGGAGCTGAACTCGATTGGCTCGCTGGAAGCGCGCGCCAACTATCGCGAAGCGCTGGTGGCGTTCCTTGAACAGCATAAAGAGAAGCTGGATGAAGACTGCAAACGTCGCATGTATAGCAATCCGCTGCGCGTGCTGGACAGTAAAAACCCAGAGGTGCAGGCGCTGTTAAACGATGCGCCTACGCTGGGCGACTATCTGGATGACGAGTCACGCGAGCATTTCACCGGCCTGTGCGCGCTGCTGGACAGCGTCGGTATTGCCTATACCGTTAACCAGCGTCTGGTACGCGGCCTGGACTACTATAACCGCACGGTATTTGAGTGGGTCACCACCAGCCTCGGCGCGCAGGGCACGGTTTGCGCCGGCGGCCGTTATGATGGTCTGGTCGAGCAGCTGGGCGGCCGCGCTACGCCAGCCGTCGGCTTTGCGATGGGCATGGAGCGTCTGGTGCTGCTGGTGCAGGCGGTAAATCCTGATTTTGAACCGTCCCGCATTGTTGATGTCTATGTTATCGCTTCGGGTCAGGGCGTGCAGTCTGCCGCCATGCAGCTGGCTGAGCGAGTGCGTGATGCGGCGCCGACGCTGAAGCTGATGACCAACTTTGGCGGCGGTAACTTTAAAAAGCAATTTGCCCGTGCCGATAAGTGGGGCGCTCGCGTTGCGCTGGTACTGGGTGAAGATGAAGTAAAAGCCGGGCAGGTGGTAGTGAAAGACCTGCGCAGCGGCGAGCAACAAACGCTGGCGCAAAACGATCTCGCGGCGGCGTTAGCGACGCTGCTGTCATAA
- the ispG gene encoding flavodoxin-dependent (E)-4-hydroxy-3-methylbut-2-enyl-diphosphate synthase, translated as MHNEAPIIRRKSTRIYVGKVPVGDGAPIAVQSMTNTRTTDVEATVKQIKALERVGVDIVRVSVPTMDAAEAFKLIKQQVNVPLVADIHFDYRIALKVAEYGVDCLRINPGNIGNNERIRQVVECARDRNIPIRIGVNAGSLEKDLQEKYGEPTPQALLESAMRHVDHLDRLNFDQFKVSVKASDVFLAVESYRLLAKQIDQPLHLGITEAGGARAGAVKSAIGLGLLLSEGIGDTLRISLAADPVEEVKVGFDILKSLRIRTRGINFIACPTCSRQEFDVIGTVNALEQRLEDIITPMDVSIIGCVVNGPGEALVSTLGVTGSNKKSGFYEDGVRQRDRLDNDDMIDQLEARIRAKAAMLDETRRIDVQQVEK; from the coding sequence ATGCATAACGAAGCACCCATTATCCGTCGCAAATCAACGCGTATTTACGTCGGCAAGGTGCCAGTGGGTGACGGCGCGCCTATCGCCGTACAATCCATGACCAATACGCGTACCACGGATGTGGAAGCGACGGTTAAACAAATTAAAGCGCTGGAGCGCGTTGGCGTCGATATCGTTAGGGTTTCCGTCCCGACGATGGATGCCGCCGAAGCCTTTAAGCTTATCAAGCAGCAGGTTAACGTTCCGCTGGTGGCGGATATTCACTTTGACTACCGTATTGCGCTGAAGGTGGCGGAGTATGGCGTTGACTGCCTGCGTATTAATCCCGGCAACATTGGCAACAATGAGCGTATCCGCCAGGTGGTGGAGTGCGCGCGCGATCGTAATATTCCTATCCGCATCGGCGTTAACGCCGGCTCGCTGGAAAAAGATCTGCAGGAAAAGTATGGCGAGCCGACGCCGCAGGCGTTACTGGAATCCGCCATGCGTCATGTCGATCATCTTGACCGCCTGAACTTCGATCAGTTTAAAGTGAGCGTTAAAGCCTCTGATGTTTTCCTGGCGGTGGAGTCCTATCGCCTGCTGGCGAAACAGATCGATCAGCCTCTGCACCTCGGTATTACCGAAGCGGGCGGGGCGCGTGCCGGCGCGGTTAAATCAGCCATCGGCTTAGGTTTGCTGCTTTCCGAAGGGATTGGCGATACGCTGCGTATTTCGCTGGCGGCCGATCCGGTGGAAGAAGTCAAAGTAGGCTTCGATATCCTGAAGTCGCTGCGTATCCGCACCCGCGGCATTAATTTTATTGCCTGTCCTACCTGTTCGCGCCAGGAGTTCGATGTTATCGGCACCGTCAACGCGCTGGAGCAACGGCTGGAAGATATTATTACGCCGATGGATGTGTCGATCATCGGCTGCGTGGTCAATGGTCCCGGCGAAGCGTTGGTCTCCACGCTGGGCGTGACCGGCAGTAATAAGAAAAGCGGCTTCTATGAAGATGGCGTGCGCCAGCGTGACCGTCTCGACAATGACGATATGATCGACCAGCTTGAAGCGCGGATTCGTGCCAAAGCGGCGATGCTTGATGAAACCCGCCGCATTGATGTGCAGCAGGTAGAAAAGTAG
- the rodZ gene encoding cytoskeleton protein RodZ, whose product MNTEATQDTTAAANSTGTRLRAAREQMGLTQQNVAERLCLKLSTVRDIEEDKAPADLASTFLRGYIRSYARLVHVPEEELLPMMAKQAPVRAAKVEPMQSFSLGKRRKKRDGWLMIFTWLVVFVVVGLTGAWWWQNHKAAQDDLVSLTDQSSAGDDNSQSIPLTDSGSIDNATQTAQPENQGTSVPLNNANNTSSAAANTAAPGVSAPAPNTTAPATAAPAPAAGNDANAVVSPSQAPVTDPVPVANNASPLPTASASVSQPAADANTVVLNFNADCWLEVTDAAGKKLFSGMQRSGGKLSLSGTAPYRLKIGAPAAVQVHYQGQPVDLSRFIRTNQVARLTLGAQ is encoded by the coding sequence ATGAATACTGAAGCCACTCAAGATACAACAGCAGCAGCAAATTCCACAGGCACCCGCCTGCGTGCAGCCCGTGAGCAGATGGGACTGACGCAGCAAAACGTAGCTGAACGCTTGTGCCTGAAACTTTCCACCGTGCGAGACATTGAAGAGGATAAAGCTCCCGCTGATTTAGCCTCGACCTTTTTACGCGGTTATATTCGCTCCTATGCGCGCCTGGTTCACGTGCCCGAAGAGGAACTGCTGCCGATGATGGCGAAGCAGGCTCCGGTACGTGCGGCTAAAGTCGAGCCGATGCAGAGCTTCTCGCTGGGCAAGCGGCGTAAAAAACGTGACGGCTGGCTGATGATTTTCACCTGGCTGGTGGTTTTTGTCGTGGTCGGCTTAACCGGCGCCTGGTGGTGGCAGAATCATAAAGCCGCCCAGGACGATCTGGTGTCGCTCACCGATCAGAGCAGCGCGGGCGATGATAACAGCCAGTCGATTCCGTTAACCGATAGCGGCAGCATCGATAACGCCACACAGACGGCGCAGCCTGAAAATCAGGGCACCAGCGTGCCGTTAAATAACGCTAATAATACCAGCAGCGCGGCAGCTAACACCGCAGCGCCTGGCGTCAGCGCGCCGGCGCCGAATACCACCGCGCCGGCAACCGCCGCACCAGCGCCTGCCGCCGGTAACGACGCCAATGCGGTAGTCTCACCGAGCCAGGCGCCGGTTACCGATCCCGTGCCTGTGGCGAACAACGCCTCGCCTTTACCTACCGCCAGCGCCAGCGTTAGCCAGCCGGCCGCCGATGCCAATACGGTGGTGCTGAATTTTAACGCCGACTGCTGGCTGGAAGTGACCGATGCGGCCGGGAAAAAACTGTTCAGCGGAATGCAACGTAGTGGTGGTAAACTCAGCCTCTCCGGTACAGCGCCGTATCGTCTGAAAATTGGCGCGCCGGCAGCGGTACAGGTTCATTATCAGGGCCAACCCGTTGATTTAAGTCGTTTTATTCGTACCAACCAGGTTGCCCGCTTGACGCTTGGGGCGCAGTAA
- the pilW gene encoding type IV pilus biogenesis/stability protein PilW: MRKGLLCLIGLAALMLAGCGRPKTPSASGQIRLQLGLIYLAQGELPAARRNLQRALQDAPTDYRVLLAMARLFQQENDSVMARRYFQTALKYAPENGYALNNYGAFLCGLGQYDAAHQQFTLAAVQNSAVARVDSQERAGYCWLQQKEYASARQWLLQALQNDRQKADTLLIEAKKHLEKHELEQARLLLEVYHHSVPATAESLWLEIRFAALEQRTVDKARYGQQLAQNFPQSIQYQHFLANEY; the protein is encoded by the coding sequence ATGCGTAAAGGATTACTCTGCCTGATAGGATTAGCAGCGCTGATGTTGGCGGGCTGCGGCAGGCCAAAAACCCCCAGCGCCAGCGGGCAGATTCGCCTGCAGCTTGGGCTTATTTATCTCGCGCAGGGGGAACTGCCGGCGGCGCGCCGCAATTTACAGCGGGCGTTGCAGGATGCGCCAACGGATTATCGGGTCTTACTGGCGATGGCGCGTCTTTTCCAGCAGGAGAACGATAGCGTCATGGCGCGTCGTTATTTTCAAACGGCGCTGAAATACGCACCGGAAAATGGTTATGCGCTTAACAATTACGGTGCGTTTCTTTGCGGTTTAGGGCAGTATGATGCGGCGCATCAACAATTTACTCTGGCTGCGGTGCAAAATTCTGCCGTAGCGCGGGTTGATAGTCAGGAGCGCGCCGGCTATTGCTGGCTGCAGCAGAAAGAGTATGCATCTGCGCGGCAGTGGCTGCTACAGGCGCTGCAGAACGATCGGCAGAAGGCGGATACGCTACTGATTGAAGCTAAAAAGCATCTTGAAAAACATGAGCTTGAGCAAGCGCGGCTTTTGTTAGAGGTATATCATCACAGCGTGCCTGCGACAGCAGAAAGCCTGTGGTTGGAGATTCGTTTCGCTGCGCTGGAACAGCGGACCGTAGATAAAGCACGTTACGGTCAGCAACTGGCGCAAAATTTTCCACAATCGATACAGTACCAGCATTTTTTAGCTAATGAATACTGA